In one window of Chanodichthys erythropterus isolate Z2021 chromosome 23, ASM2448905v1, whole genome shotgun sequence DNA:
- the LOC137013622 gene encoding C-C chemokine receptor type 1-like, translated as MEMPNATEEYQDYEDYSGRSPNHYLMCSPIDTNEFAKNFLPPFYYIIFVASIIGNGVVVLVIYKFEKLTTVTNIFLLNLVASNIIFTLTLPFQAVHHSDQWIFGEALCKLVYSAHYFGFYSSVLFLTLMTFDRYLAVVHCVVASKKRRSCYALALSSAVWSISLLASLDSFIHFTVKEYPKYGLICEDSSDLKWKVFSLYKQFVLFFIFPLIVFVYCYFRITLTVLATRMVGKHRTVRLIFVIVLMFFTFWGPHNIIRMINENRDPLQCDDRLSYAEFITGNIGHLYFCINPVFYTFLGRKFQNHVRGVLMNQGLCLTSHMTVSGSSRSLA; from the coding sequence ATGGAAATGCCTAATGCAACAGAAGAATACCAGGATTATGAGGATTACTCGGGGAGGAGCCCTAATCATTATCTGATGTGCAGCCCCATCGACACCAACGAATTCGCCAAAAACTTTCTTCCACCCTTCTACTACATCATCTTCGTCGCCAGCATAATCGGCAACGGAGTCGTTGTCCTTGTCATCTACAAGTTTGAAAAGCTGACCACGGTCACAAATATATTTCTCCTCAACCTTGTGGCCTCCAACATCATTTTTACCCTTACGCTCCCGTTTCAGGCCGTTCACCATTCCGACCAGTGGATCTTTGGAGAAGCTCTTTGCAAGTTGGTGTACAGCGCCCACTATTTCGGCTTCTACAGCTCAGTCCTcttcctcaccctcatgacatTCGACCGCTACCTGGCCGTGGTTCATTGTGTGGTCGCCAGCAAAAAACGCAGAAGCTGCTACGCCCTGGCATTATCTTCAGCGGTCTGGAGTATTAGCCTTCTGGCGAGCCTCGATTCCTTCATCCACTTCACCGTTAAGGAGTATCCAAAGTACGGACTGATCTGTGAAGACTCGAGCGATTTGAAGTGGAAGGTCTTCAGCCTCTACAAGCAGTTTGTGCTGTTCTTCATCTTCCCGTTGATTGTTTTCGTCTACTGCTACTTCCGGATAACACTAACAGTCTTAGCCACGCGGATGGTAGGGAAACATCGCACTGTAAGGCTAATTTTCGTAATAGTCCTGATGTTTTTTACTTTCTGGGGTCCGCATAATATCATACGCATGATAAATGAGAATCGAGACCCTCTACAGTGCGATGACAGACTTTCGTATGCCGAGTTCATCACTGGAAACATCGGTCACTTGTATTTCTGCATCAACCCTGTTTTTTACACCTTTCTGGGAAGGAAGTTCCAGAATCATGTACGAGGAGTGCTGATGAATCAAGGTTTATGTTTAACCAGCCATATGACTGTCAGTGGAAGCAGCAGATCGTTAGCTTAA